The following DNA comes from Sphingorhabdus sp. M41.
GGAAGGCGATTCCGAGGTAAAGGCCAAGGCGGAAGCGGTCCATGCGGCCGGTATGGGAGCGATTATCTGCGTGGGTGAAACCGAAGAGGAGCGCGATGCCGGACAGGCGATAGACATTGTCACGATCCAGCTGGCCCGTTCCTTTCCCGCGCATGCCAGTGCAGATTGGCTGACTATTGCCTATGAACCGGTATGGGCGATCGGCACCGGCCGGGTTCCCGAAGCTAGCGATGTCGAAGAAATGCACGCCGCGATCCGGGCGAAGCTCGCAGAATTGATGGGGCAGGGTAGCGACGCCGTGCGCATCCTCTATGGCGGATCGATGAACGGCGGCAATGCAGCCGAGTTGCTGGCGATTGCCAATGTCGATGGCGGACTCGTCGGCGGCGCAAGTCTGACAGCAGCGAAATTCGGTCCGA
Coding sequences within:
- the tpiA gene encoding triose-phosphate isomerase; amino-acid sequence: MANRKYIVGNWKMNGLRAQLSDIAAIAAIAANHEGADVGICPPATLIGPAVQANPGFAIGAQDCHFAESGAHTGCLSAAMLKEAGATYAILGHSERRADQQEGDSEVKAKAEAVHAAGMGAIICVGETEEERDAGQAIDIVTIQLARSFPAHASADWLTIAYEPVWAIGTGRVPEASDVEEMHAAIRAKLAELMGQGSDAVRILYGGSMNGGNAAELLAIANVDGGLVGGASLTAAKFGPIIEAAAAA